From Panthera uncia isolate 11264 chromosome X, Puncia_PCG_1.0, whole genome shotgun sequence, the proteins below share one genomic window:
- the AVPR2 gene encoding vasopressin V2 receptor encodes MESRSELSGHLPRLPLPGCPEPRQPSQAADVGRGGDGPASSRGGGGRLGDFGCQEPGHRREAGGPAGRLLRPLAPPLPSELPRAQVPLQSAHPNLALFLHPCPAVPRPLSRPVPPGNGSKEELSDTRDPLLAQAELALLSTVFVAVALSNGLVLSALVRRGRRGRWAPMHVFIGHLCLADLAVALFQVLPQLAWDATDRFRGPDALCRAVKYLQMVGMYASSYMILAMTLDRHRAICRPMLAYRHGGGARWNRPVLVAWAFSLILSLPQLFIFAQRDVGDGTGVLDCWARFAEPWGLRAYVTWIALMVFVAPALGIAACQVLIFREIHASLVPGPAERAGGCRGGRRTGSPSEGARVSAAMAKTVRMTLVIVIVYVLCWAPFFLVQLWSAWDPEAPREGPPFVLLMLLASLNSCTNPWIYAAFSSSVSSELRSLLCWARKRAPPSPGPPEESCATGSSFLAKDTSS; translated from the exons ATGGAGAGCAGATCCGAGCTCTCGGGCCACCTTCCGCGCCTGCCACTGCCCGGCTGCCCGGAGCCCAGACAGCCCAGCCAG GCTGCCGacgtggggaggggaggggatggccCTGCGAGCtcccggggaggaggggggaggttgGGAGACTTTGGCTGCCAGGAGCCGGGACACCGGAGGGAAGCAGGAGGCCCAGCTGGACGGCTGCTCAGGCCACTGGCTCCGCCTCTCCCGTCGGAACTTCCTCGGGCCCAGGTCCCCCTGCAGAGCGCACACCCTAACCTGGccctcttcctccacccctgcccagccGTGCCCCGGCCCCTCTCTCGACCCGTTCCACCTGGCAATGGCAGCAAGGAGGAGCTGTCGGACACCCGGGACCCACTGCTGGCCCAGGCGGAATTGGCCCTGCTCTCCACAGTCTTTGTGGCCGTGGCCCTGAGCAATGGCTTGGTGCTGAGCGCCCTAGTGCGCCGGGGCCGGCGGGGTCGCTGGGCGCCCATGCACGTCTTCATTGGCCACTTGTGCCTGGCCGACCTGGCCGTGGCTCTGTTCCAAGTACTGCCCCAGCTGGCGTGGGATGCCACCGACCGCTTCCGTGGGCCCGATGCCCTGTGCCGGGCAGTCAAGTACCTGCAGATGGTGGGCATGTACGCCTCCTCCTACATGATCCTGGCCATGACGCTGGATCGCCACCGCGCCATCTGCCGCCCCATGCTGGCATACCGCCACGGAGGCGGAGCCCGCTGGAACCGGCCGGTGCTGGTGGCCTGGGCCTTCTCGCTCATTCTCAGCCTGCCCCAGCTCTTCATCTTCGCCCAGCGTGACGTGGGAGACGGAACTGGGGTCCTTGACTGCTGGGCCCGCTTTGCTGAGCCCTGGGGCCTCCGAGCCTATGTCACCTGGATCGCCTTAATGGTGTTCGTGGCACCTGCCCTGGGCATCGCTGCCTGCCAGGTGCTCATCTTCCGGGAGATTCACGCCAGCCTGGTGCCGGGGCCGGCAGAGAGGGCCGGGGGCTGCCGTGGGGGGCGCCGGACAGGCAGTCCCAGTGAGGGGGCCCGGGTGTCAGCAGCCATGGCCAAGACCGTGAGGATGACGCTGGTGATCGTGATTGTGTACGTGCTGTGCTGGGCGCCCTTCTTCCTCGTGCAGCTGTGGTCGGCGTGGGACCCCGAGGCGCCCCGGGAAG GGCCCCCCTTTGTGCTGCTGATGTTGCTGGCCAGCCTCAACAGCTGTACCAACCCCTGGATCTACGCTGCCTTCAGCAGCAGCGTCTCCTCTGAGCTGCGCAGCCTGCTCTGCTGGGCCCGGAAGCGGGCCCCCCCCAGCCCGGGGCCCCCCGAGGAGTCCTGCGCCACCGGCAGCTCCTTCCTGGCCAAGGACACTTCCTCCTGA